The nucleotide sequence tcaatggtaagacactggtcccaccccacccttcctgagTGATGGGAAGATTCAAGTTGTCTCGGGACTCCAGGAAGGAGTTGCTCagtgcaggctggcaccctgggcaggcttcctagaggaggcgcCAAGATTTGGGTTGGATCTTGCAACGTGGATTCAACGTGAGGATGATGGCGTCCTCTGAAATGTCACTCTCCcgaccctgttttctttgttaaatgcacCTTGACACTTGACTGTCAAGACTCAGCTttggtgtcacctcctccaggagggcccCCTGACTACAATCCCCCTTCTTTACCCAGAGGCCACCATTGCCCACTGAtgtgtcagcctccctggctgagactgagttcttgagggtggggcctggccatCTGGGGAGCTGGGTTTTACCTGCTAACCTTGCCGGCTCCTCCAGCTGGGTGTAGAGCTCCAGGGAGGCCACTGGGCCATTCCTAAGaaaggctggaacccaggcctctggggtcCGGATGGAGATCCCACTCCAAGGGGGCCAGGAACACcccgagccctgcccctccccacccaccttcaggTCGTAGAAGATGATGTCACCGAGCACCAGGTACACCTTCACGTAGTAGAGGGTCTCCTCGTCGAACTCCAGCGGCGAGTTGCAGAGCTAAACGGCCTTGAGGTAGAAGTGCTCCCCCAGCTTGCCATGGCCCAGCCGGTGGTGCAGGGCGGCCAGCCGGTGGTAGGCCACACGCTCGTTCGGCCGGTCCCCTGGGGTGCAGGCcaaaggggcaggtgtgaggaTGTGGCTctctggggcagggagggaacaTGCCCCTCAGGAGCAGGTATACAGACCCCCAGGCAGCACACGTGGCTTGTCTCCAGGCACCTGTGgtcacctgggcagctctggccattcccttccaggttcccagactcacttttccatctgcaaagcagaactaataaggcctgcccctgtctactgagaggctttggcaaagtcggacttggatggcccagttctgtgcctacacatagccacctgcctttgctcactgCTTTTAACCAGGGGAGCCCAAAAGCCATGCAGTGCAGGTGCTCCCGGGCTCCCCGgctccaggcaacccacagacgTGACATCCGACTCCTCCTGGGTGTGTCATGATCAGAGCCCCCTACCTTGGGGAGTcagctgcacacctactgtgtactgggccACGGGGCACAAGGCGCTGGGGCATGTGGCCTGCCTAGGGTTCCCTGTCTCTGCAGGGGGACAGACGACTCTGGCACAGCACCAGGGGATGCACGGCCTTAAGGGGCAGACTGCTGGAAGGGGAACTGGGATTTTATCAGCCAGAGAGCCGTGTGGTTGATGACGGTGGGAAGGgcacaagagaaagggaatgtgcCACTCAGCCTGACACATACAGGGACCAACGAGATGCCTGGgatgtctggaaggcagagggcacactgggcggcccttgtggtcagcagcgggaacaggcagaggaagcagagctcagtcaGACAGGGAGCTCTGCACTGCCTGAGAGACCTCGGGCTGTGCCCCACAGCCGGACGGGGAAGCCAGTTGGGCAGAGCTGCCTGCCtggacaggagaccaggaaaatccagtagctgtttcagctcctggcctgcagacctggaggctgggctctggcaaagtgtgggtcctggcagggCGGGGGCTCAGGGGACTTACCCAGAGTGATGCTGAGTGCTAGGGCCATGTAGGCAAACTCCAAGTCCTCCTGGGGCTCCTCCAGTGTGGCCAGCAGTGACACCAGCTTGTTGCACAGCTGTAGCTGCAGCTCCACCTTGCGGTTGCCCGTAGTCACTGCCAGGGGCAGGGCCCGGTCctaccacacaggcaggtggggtcaggtttcccgcagcacccaccttgcccagcgccctcctcagagctcaaacatgtgcttggagcttcccacaccccagctacccctgcacctcgacacagctctgtgctctgggataacACACAGTTCAGACATCCAAGTTGGGGGCTGAAGAGTCACCTGAGGCCCATCCAGCTACACCCGATAGCCTCAGaccagcctctcccacctgggcACCGGGGGTCTGACTGgggggagccagcactcctctctgctctaaaaacaccacattgatctgtgcccagggctgagccacaccgtgagctcagaggaagggagaagccgtCCCACTTCGGGGTGCATGCAGACCTGGGTCTCCCACTGATATGCTGTGTGTCCTTTGGcatgtccctgtgcctctctgagcctcagtttcctcatctggaagatggGGACAGGACTTCCCACTCAGGGTTGCTTGAGGTCATCAGGTACAAGGGTAGAGCCATTGTCACGTCCAGGCCCCAAGCGTTTGTCCCAGGCAGGGGCATGGTCAATATCATTCCCGGTGAGACCACTTGGAAATTAATCATGTgcatgggtggccctgcctccatttgGGAGGCCTCTACCCTgccacacctgtgcctcagccctccaggtgccccactgaggcccacccacatcagcccacaggccagctcacccgGTAGAAGGACAGGCCTTCCTCCCGCTCCCAGGCCCCATTGAAGAagatgtctccagctgcctcaaacagctccagccccaggttggggtcgcctgtgtacagggccacattctgtgccacctgaaaggagacagaagttccctCAAGACCCACACCTAGCGAGGTGGCTACGCGCACCTTTGCCAGGctccttcctctcacacactacaggtacacttgagcatttttcagaccctgtgcattagggctgcccccaccactggcacgaggacaatgaactgatgctcctgagtgccaggaggtgactgagcagctgcagcccaggagcccgaCACCTATGAATCCTACCAACAGGGCTAGCCCTAGCCCACTCCCCCTGCACTCAAACCAGTCTCCGAGGCccccagattgctgggagcccagcccctggctcctttctgcgttgccacatccctgccacatcagcagtgtttgtgggtgggcctggtcccctcttggccatgagctcttcatccctctcctcagctcaaggaggtatatagcaggtgctcaataatgaAAGCTTCATCAGGCTCGTGAGCTTCACAATTTGTTCCAGATCACACTGTGCTTgggaaagcctctgaaaacagcCACTATGATAGATTCATTTTATAAGGAGATGTGCCACATGTCGCTTGGAGCAAGTTCTTCTGTGTGTTAATTGAGTGGTCACATTATTTGAGCATGTGCTGTATACCAGCAGGTGCTGTGCACTGTGAGGGGCcgcgcctctgccctcagggagaagatgctggccaCCGGCGGAGGATGTGAGGGAACCAGTTGGAGTGAGGGAAaaggcacacaacaggtgctcagcagtggcttaggaatgagtggatggatggatgaatggatgagatgtagacacatggatggatggaagggtgTGTGGATAGATGAATacttggatggatggatggatggatggatgaatggatggatggatggatggatggatggatggatgggtgggtgggtggaatgatgtgtgtatgtctgtatgtatgtatgcgtgtgtagataatgtatggatgggtggagggtagatgatgtatgtacatgtggatggatagatggtggatagacgaatgtatggataaacaaatggacaGATAGATGTATGGAGGAATGGATCAATAGGTAGattggtgggtagatggatgaatgatggatgaatgaatggacgaacaggtgaatggatggatgggtgaaaggatggatgatggatggatggatgaatggatgggtgaatggatgggtggatggatgatggatgggtggatgaatggatgggtggatgaatggatggatgatggatggatggaaggatgaacaggtgaatggatggatgatggaagtatggatggatgatggatggatggataaatggatggatgatggatgatagatgatggatggatggatggatggatggatggatggatggatggatgattgatggatggaaggatgaacaagTGAATGGacggatgatggaaggatgaatggacggatggatggatgaacagatgaatggatggatagacgggtgaatgggtggatgataaaaggatggatgaatgatggatggatgaatggatagatggatgaatgatggatggaaggatgaacaggaggcaAGTGGATGGATGATGAAGTATGGATGATGGATGCATGCataatgaatggatggatggatggatggaaggatggatggatgatggaaggatggatagatgatggaaggatgaatggatggatggatgtacagatgaaaaagtgaatggatggatacacgggtgaatggatggatgataaaaggatggatgaatgatggatggaatAATGGACACGAAAGgatgatggatgcatggatggataaatggaaagatggactgatggaaggatgaacagatgaatgcatggatgatggaagaatggatggatggatggatggatgaaaaagtgaatggatggatacatgggtgaatggatggatgataaaaggatggatgaatgatggatggatgaatggacagttggatgatggatgatggatggatggatggataaatggatggatggataaatggatggatggattgatggaaggacgaacagatgaatgcatggatgatggaagaatggatggatggatgatggatggatggatggatggaaggatgagcaggcgagtggatggatgatgaaaggatggatggatggaagaatgaagaggtgaatggatggatgatggaaggatggatggaggcatggatgaacagatgaatggatggatggacgggtgaatgaatggatggatggacgggtgaatggatggatgataaaaagatgaatgatgaatgaatagatggacaggtgaatggatggatcatggatggatggaagatggttgaatggatagaaggatgaacagctgaatggatggataatggaaagatggatggaaagatggatgaaaggatggatggatggaaggatggaaggatggatgaatggatggacgaacaggtgaatggatggatgaagaaGTGAATAGAttaatgaatgatggatggatggatggatagaaggatgaacagttggatcgatgatggaaagatggatggaaggatggatgaacaggtgaatggatggataaaaagatggatggatgatggatgatggatggatggatgatggatgggtggaaagacgaacagatgaatggatggatgatggaaggatggatggatggatggatggatggatggatggatggacccacaggtgtatgggaagatgatggaagaatggatggatggatggatggatgatggatggatggaaggatgaacaggtggatggatgatggatggatggatggacagatggatggatgatggagggatggatggacgAAGGGATTGATGGataaatgatggatggatggacggaaggatggatgatggatggatggatgatggatgggtgaatggaaggacccacaggtgtatgggaagatgatggaagaatggatggatggatggtggatggatggatggaaggatgaacaggtaaatAGATAGATGacggaaggatgaatggatgggtggatggacaggtgaatggatggatagacgggtgaatagatggatgataaaaggatggatgaatgatggatggatgaaaggacagatggatggatgatggatggatggatggaaggatgaacaggtaaatagatgatggaaggatgaatggatgggtggatggacagagagtGAACAGCACAGGGGTCGTCCTGCATCCCTTGCCACTCACCTGGATGTACAGGTCCACCAGCTCGCTCTGTCGCAGGATGtaatagatcttccctgcttgcagccaggcatgtgcctccttctctttcttctggagGTCAATGAAAATTCCCAGACTTCGTTTGGTGTAGTCCAGAGAGGATTTGTAGGCCCTGGAATCACTGGAATCAGACACAGGTGTCAGAACAAGGGCTctcatcctcctggaaccagtctgcctcctctcgtgggtctggtgacagatgaatctggaatgtggggactgggaacggccctcttgtgtgtgcagtgttctgcccttcccaggctgctgggagggccagggtgaacacacacggcatggaaaagatgaaggacaTCCTTCTGAGGGAATCGAGCATCATGCTGCTCTGTGGCAGGAAGAGTGTGctagtccatctcccctgcctcccagacatggcctgtgtcttctccaaacgcaccaggagccgttagtgttcagaggctatctaggccgatggttctcaaggtgtgcaggcatcagtcacccggaggcctgtccttatagcttgctggccctgcccccagaaCTTCTggctccacaggcctggggcaggccctagaactcccacttgccacaggctcctaggtgacatggatgctgctctgctggtccagggactacactttgagaagcatggctctagcacactggcccattttccttctgtgaacctgaggccaagactggagccagtctcccgggtccccatggaatctggccccttccctgctctctcagtaaGTCCAACACTTGAGGGGCTGTGACAGCAGCAATGTCAACAggccctgtgggtggggtggccagggccatggttacCCCACCAGGTCAGCATGCTCGGGGGAAGCCGAGTGGGCCACATATGGGACGTGAGACCTTGAAACCCTGCCCCGGGGAAGCAGGTGACACAATTGGCTCTgtcttctgtgggagagaagccacaggtggctgctgtggtcacatttaaagggacagatgaaggccaggagtgaagaCTCGGGGCAGGCAGAGGTCAGATGACAAAGGCCACCATAGTAGGAAGAACAGCCCAGAGTGCACGTGCACgtactgcctctgctggggttgagatgacctttgacccaacaagggagactcaagctgggactcacaagccagcagcagccctgggatGACCCCAGACCCACCAGCTCAAAGCATCTGATGCCAAGGAACCAAATGATCCAAAGGAAAGGGGCTGAGGAGGCCCTGGGCCAGCTTCCCTGTGCCCCCCTCCCTGCCACCCCTACCCCCTTGCacccctccacacccccaccaCTGCAAAGCCAGTCCTCACCACTAGGTGCCCAGGGACAGGTAGAGCTGACTGGTGGTCTCCAGGAGCTGCCCTCTCCAGCACCTGGTCGGCCACCTTGCGGGCAAGGGAGAGCTGGAACTCGTGGTAGATGACACACTGGGTCTCGCTGGGCATGACGACGCTGTAGAAGCAGCACAGCCGCTGGACGGCCCGCAGCtggcctgggcagaagacaaaatggaagacgTCAGCCTCCCAGCATCGAAGCGAGGCTGGCTGGGTTCAGAGGCCCCTGCTCTGTGCTTGTCTCTTTCACACCTCTGTGAACCTGGGCCCCATAGGCAGGGAGCCTGGGCTCagacaggccatgcacctgtGCAAGGGCAGGCGCCGAGCACACCGTGACATGGGCACAGCTTGGTGCACATGCTCATGGTACAGGCCGGCCTTCTTTACAACTCCCAGGGCCGAGGTTctggccaggctcggcccctgcaccaggccatctatttctgcttcacaaagcCCCTCTGGCCAGGACCAGGGCCACCTTCAGCCTGAGATGATGAGACCAGGGACACAAATAGCCCCTGTCGCAGATGGAACCCTGAGAGAGCAAAGCCAAGCATCACGTCTGCCACACACGGCATCATGTTGGGGGAATGGGGTTCAAAGCCGGCCCCTGGCATTTCCACACATGCTTCTCTCATGCAACAAAGCTCCAAACCCACAGGTTCGCTGGCCTCTCCCAAAGCCAGGGCGCTGGGAACAGTGGAAAGCTTCTGATTTTCTAGTGTCAGAAACATTCCGAAGATTAACAAAGGAAACCAGGTACGCCGAATGGACATCTGTCACACACGCCCCCCAACAACAGCTGAATACACAGTCCTCTTGAGCGCCCATGGGACATTCCCCATGacagaccatgtgccaggccacaaaatgagcctcagtgAAGGGAGAAGGACTGAGACCAAAGCAGAGGTGTTCTTCAGCTGTATTGGCATGAAACTGGAAATCGACAGTCAAGGAAATgtgggaaattcaaaaatatgtgaaaactacacactcctaaacaaccagtgagtcaaagaAGAGACCACCAGggaaactgaaaattaatttgaaaagaatacaaacaaatgcacagcccgggccagcacggtggctcacacctctcatcccagcactgtgggaggccgaggcgggaggatcgcttgagtccaggagtttgagatcagcctgggaaacatggtgaaaccctgtctctataaaaaaaaaaatacaaaaattagccgggtgtggcggtgcacatctgtaattccagctactcaggaggctgaggcatgagaatgacttgaacctgggtagaagttgcagtgagccaagattgcaccactgcaccccagcctgggcaatagagcaaaacttaaaaaaaaaaaaaaaaaaaaaaaaaaaaaaagcacagtgtaTCAAAAACACCAAGATGTagctaaggcagtgctgaaagggaaatttataactgtaaatgtctacattcaaagaaagaaaaaaaatcttaaatcaaAAGCCTAACTTTCcaccttgagaaactagaaaatgaacTAAACCCAAAGTGAATAAAAGGAAGACCATAATAAATGTGAGAgtggaaatgggaagtaaaaatagagagaatggaaaaacaaaagagataatcaacagaaccaaaagtgggttttttgaaaataataacaaaagtgacaaatctttcaccagactgaccaagaaaacaAAGATGGGGCACAAACGACtaaaatcagagactgagcaccatggctcacgcctgtcatcccagcactttgtgaggccgaggggGAAGGATCGCTGAGGCCAGCATTCAAGACCCCCCTGGGagaacatgatgagaccccatctctaataaaaataaacaaacaattacaaacccaagtttctaaaatcagaaatgaaagaggaaacatgattgccgacctgacagaaataaaaggattccatgaaaacactacgAACAATTGTACACCAAGAAGCCAGACCATCTAGACACAACAGCCAAACTCCTAGAAGGACACAAACTACTGAAAGTGACTCAAAAATGACCCCAAGGAAGCATGTGGGGTATCAGCCCCGCCCTCGGTCTCCCGGACCGTTCAGCTcagggtggggagacagggaagcatgatccccgttccctggcctgcatttccaagtctgaatcccccagcacccaggggagggcctcgtaggaggaggtgccacaggctattgtgccaggagccactggaggctgcagtgggggctggggagcTGGGTTCCTGGAGGGTCTCCTTCCATTCAGAGAATGtccctggggaagaagcctgggtctgaaCCCCCCAACCTTCCTTGGGCAGATGTGTGGGACCGGGGCCCCTTCACACGGTCCTTTCCAAAATCTCATCACTCCTAGGGCCAAGAgtgggtgccaggcctgtgctgggaaatgAGCAGATTCATATTTGGGCACAGCCCCTGGAGCTCTGgtccaggccacaggaggcaCCTCTGAGTGGTGTCACTATGCCATGACAAAGCACTGTAAGGCAGAGGGGACTCAACAGTatcctcaacttcctcatctattcTCTGCGGCCTAGATTTCGGACAGCCCTGCCCAGCTACTGTCCATTCACTGCTCGGTCTGCACTGACTGTTCGATAgcactccatggctccccagtgctcttggggaaaaggcgaagccacagcctgaggccccaggccctgcttagctctccagaagagcttctcaCCATCCAGCACTCAACCCACCCCCTCCCaactctgcacctccctgcataagccctgttcactcacccccactcacactcccactcactcaccaccactcacACCCCACCCATCCTCGCTGACTCACCCCCACTCGCTCACCCCTGGGCCTTCATACAGGCTACACCACCAGCCCCTCATCCACACCTATTACTTGACTaaatcctctcaaccctctggTCCCAGACTAAAGAGGCTTCCCTAACCCGGGGCCAAGTTCTGCCCCGCCATCACGCCACTCAcccttttgtggcttctctggcctGAAGCTCAAATTCCCACGCTCAGCACCTCCCTCCCGAGGACCCCACAAGCCCCTtttgtgggtggggcctggcacacTCAGCACGAGCTGCTTTTGCGTGAACTGCTCTGTGGCTTTGGCCAATCACCCGCCCCTGCGtcctctgtgaagtgggatgACCGGTGCACAGGGTTCCCGAGATACCAAGCAAACACAGGCACAAGAACTGGCATTCAGGGCCTGGCTCATGGAGGGGCCCCAAGTCCTAGCTCAGCACAACATGCCTTGATCCCAGGGTTATGTCTAGGGATTCCCAGCACGCAGGACTTTCCGTGCTCAAGGCAGGATGGTCCCTGGGCAAACCAGGAAGAGCTGCCTGCCTCAGTAGGGTACAGAGGGCCTGGCCCTACATGGGAACGGCCTGTCTCCAGGGCGTTTGCCAACATCTGCTGCTGGCCATAACTCAGCGCTTTCGATGGTGGAAAAACCACCACTTGTTTCCGAATCACAAACCCCAGGTGTGCCCTGACCCAAGTGGCCCCAGAAGGCGCACAGGAGGAACTGGGGCACTCACTCTCCACGTGGTCCATCTCCACGGCGACCAGAAGGGCCCACTCGTAGTAGCCCTTGCACTGCTGGGCCGGGCCCTGGCGGGTGAAGAGGTAGCCCAGGAGTATGTGGGTGAAGTCTCGGCCACACTCCCCACACGGAAGCCTCGAGAACAGACGTACAGCCTCCAGGAGGTAGTGCTGGGCCAGCCTGCTGGCACCCGCGTGCAGGCACAAGGTCCCAAAGCTGGCCAGCACCACTGCCTGGTTCCTCCGCTGGCCCAGGTGCCAAGCCACCCGTAGGGCGTGGTAGTAGCCCTCGGCTGCCTGCCTCGTCTGGCCCGTCCTCTTCAGAGCCACGGCCACCAATGTTGGCAATCACACCCTCCTGGTCCTCGCTGACCACCACTGCATCCTGGACAGACTGCAGGATGTTCAGGGCCACCAGGCTCTGCCTATGAAGCACATGCAGCCAGGCCAGGGCCACCAGGAAGTCCACGATGGCACGTACTCCGGCAACAGCACTGGCTTCCACCGCCTGCGTCATGAAGGTGATGGCTGGGCCATGGTAGCCATGGTGGCTGTACGGTTGGGCCAGGCTGGCGTGGAGAAGGCCGCGCAGCGCCTGGCCTGTGCCCGGGGTTAGGGAGGCCAGCGCTCGCCTGAGGTAGTGGGAAGTCTGGGTGGGGAGGCTCTGGGGCTGGAGGGCGTTCTGGAGCACCAGCTTCACGTTCCTCAGCGAACCAGCCAGCGAGTCCTGTGTCCTCAATGAGGCCACCTTGACACAGCTCAGCACCAGGTGGGGCAGGCACTCGCGGCTGTAGATGTCAGCCAGGAGTGGGCAGCAGTGTGAGAGCCACGCAGCGTCTGGGGCTCCCAAGTCCCTGTGCAAAAACAACAGCTGCTCTAGGAAGGGCAGGGCCTCCTCAGGCTGCTTGAGGTGCACGTGGTGCCTGGCCAGCAGGAAGCAGGCCCGGGCCTAGGCCTGCTGGCTCTGGCCACCCACCGCCCACTGCAGCACCAGCTGCAGGAGCTCCCCATCCGCCTCGGTGCTACAGATGTGGCCAGGCGTCCCCAGGAGCAGGGCCATGGCTTTGGGAACCACCTGTGTACACTTCTCCTGGTTCTGCTTCCAGtaaatgctggccaggttggcGTACACAGCCACCACCAGGAACAGGTCCCCGAAGCTGCCCTCCAGGGCCCCCAGTGTTTCCTCCAAGTACACCCGGGCCTGGGACAGCTTGAGCCTCCTGCTGCACAGCCGCCCCAGAAGGAAGCAGAGCCTGGCCAGGGCCATGAGGAGGCCACCTTTCTTGGCCGCCCCTCGGGCCTGTGCCAGGCACCCAGTCAGCTCCTCCTCGTCGCTAAAGCTGCTGAACATGCTGCTCAGCCATGGCAGCGCCAGGTTGTACAGGCCACAGAA is from Macaca mulatta isolate MMU2019108-1 chromosome 15, T2T-MMU8v2.0, whole genome shotgun sequence and encodes:
- the LOC106996547 gene encoding LOW QUALITY PROTEIN: SH3 domain and tetratricopeptide repeat-containing protein 1-like (The sequence of the model RefSeq protein was modified relative to this genomic sequence to represent the inferred CDS: deleted 2 bases in 2 codons; substituted 1 base at 1 genomic stop codon); this translates as MNVLTPAWSPTEGPHVDSLVMWMHQGPLEVPGEWDPSQYIWDAGTRSQRRPGKPEPWASGFQTIQGEGGHRGLEAFPSFLQGWSVSLHGAGYMGTTPLSCAVEIPPPCLGLEPRETLPKVKNVLEQCKTCPGCPQEPASWGLCVASSNVSLQDPEEPSFCLEAEDNWEDPEAMSSLLLFLNSSGFKASFCGLYNLALPWLSSMFSSFSDEEELTGCLAQARGAAKKGGLLMALARLCFLLGRLCSRRLKLSQARVYLEETLGALEGSFGDLFLVVAVYANLASIYWKQNQEKCTQVVPKAMALLLGTPGHICSTEADGELLQLVLQWAVGGQSQQAXARACFLLARHHVHLKQPEEALPFLEQLLFLHRDLGAPDAAWLSHCCPLLADIYSRECLPHLVLSCVKVASLRTQDSLAGSLRNVKLVLQNALQPQSLPTQTSHYLRRALASLTPGTGQALRGLLHASLAQPYSHHGYHGPAITFMTQAVEASAVAGVRAIVDFLVALAWLHVLHRQSLVALNILQSVQDAVVVSEDQEGVIANLVAVALKRTGQTRQAAEGYYHALRVAWHLGQRRNQAVVLASFGTLCLHAGASRLAQHYLLEAVRLFSRLPCGECGRDFTHILLGYLFTRQGPAQQCKGYYEWALLVAVEMDHVESQLRAVQRLCCFYSVVMPSETQCVIYHEFQLSLARKVADQVLEGQLLETTSQLYLSLGT